One part of the Anaeromyxobacter sp. Fw109-5 genome encodes these proteins:
- a CDS encoding YjbH domain-containing protein, which yields MSPYVRAALVGALLAGAPAFAENGPSLEGFSGQLMTPSAWVQTDGTAQLLFTNAPRLEPSTTRTFVASFGFLRYLELAGRVTDVSSPKGPRDLSFNAKLQLPLELLSPGLPLALAIGTQDEGGASSYFQTRYAVASARVGPATLSAGWGTGPDRMEGAFAGGALRLLPGVEALAEWDTENVNAGLRVSVSLRRIGVPIRVGGIGMSALDREPRTFEWGATLELPLWLNAGPDGRTPVPAAAPRGNGAAPASDAKLSASPGARDTARPSSVGLSAEPSTALQVSPSVNAAPGAVDATGALRELEGRLVDLGFEEVRVGLDGEAVVVEYENTVFNHAEADGLEVVAREIAQAGLGDRDVAIVLKQNGLRLAELRAPSGEPRTSARWTLAPSGRHAAWISGRPRNRKTLHTALVLAPALRTFVATPAGVLDYSVSFRPDVIVPFWPGATGFVRFDVPFAWSDDLREGGALRSYHDDPHVEYAMLHQAFPMARGLWGMVGGGLFRSIDAGGVAELLWAPGDGALALGAQGSWSVDDAGDERKGLTGSARLAVAPLDLVATARGGRFVNGDLGGTVQLARWFGDTQLGVFFTSSDVSMAGAFLSIPLTPRRDMRPRWAQVRGRRFGYELGTVVGEEHNVIRTDLGIPPLAPWNLEASYLDDARVTRAGLSGALRSLR from the coding sequence ATGAGCCCTTACGTTCGTGCCGCCCTGGTGGGTGCGCTCCTGGCGGGCGCCCCCGCGTTCGCGGAGAACGGGCCGTCCCTGGAGGGTTTCTCGGGGCAGCTCATGACGCCCTCGGCGTGGGTGCAGACCGACGGCACCGCGCAGCTCCTGTTCACGAACGCGCCACGACTCGAGCCGAGCACGACACGCACGTTCGTCGCGAGCTTCGGCTTCCTTCGGTACCTCGAGCTCGCGGGTCGGGTCACCGACGTGTCTTCGCCCAAGGGGCCGCGGGATCTCTCGTTCAACGCGAAGCTGCAGCTGCCCCTCGAGCTGCTCTCGCCCGGGCTGCCGCTGGCGCTCGCGATCGGGACGCAGGACGAGGGCGGCGCGTCGTCGTACTTCCAGACTCGCTACGCCGTCGCGAGCGCCCGCGTCGGGCCCGCGACGTTGTCTGCGGGGTGGGGTACCGGTCCGGATCGAATGGAGGGCGCCTTCGCCGGGGGTGCGCTGCGGTTGCTCCCTGGAGTCGAGGCGCTCGCGGAGTGGGACACGGAGAACGTGAACGCCGGCCTTCGGGTGTCGGTCTCGCTCCGGCGGATCGGGGTTCCCATCCGAGTCGGTGGCATCGGCATGTCCGCGCTCGACAGGGAGCCGCGCACGTTCGAGTGGGGCGCGACGCTGGAGCTGCCGCTCTGGCTCAACGCCGGCCCGGACGGGCGCACGCCGGTGCCGGCGGCCGCCCCGCGAGGAAACGGGGCCGCGCCCGCGAGCGACGCCAAGCTTTCGGCTTCGCCCGGGGCCCGAGACACGGCTCGACCCTCCTCGGTGGGACTCTCCGCAGAGCCCTCGACGGCGCTCCAGGTATCACCTTCCGTGAATGCAGCGCCAGGGGCGGTGGACGCGACCGGGGCGCTTCGCGAGCTCGAGGGCAGGCTGGTCGACCTCGGGTTCGAGGAGGTGCGCGTCGGGCTGGATGGCGAGGCGGTCGTCGTCGAGTACGAGAACACCGTCTTCAACCACGCGGAGGCGGATGGCCTGGAGGTCGTCGCGCGGGAGATCGCGCAGGCCGGACTCGGGGACCGTGACGTGGCCATCGTCCTCAAGCAGAACGGCCTCCGTCTCGCCGAGCTCCGAGCGCCCTCGGGGGAGCCGCGCACGTCCGCGCGGTGGACGCTCGCCCCGTCCGGGCGCCACGCCGCCTGGATCTCCGGCCGGCCGCGCAATCGAAAGACGCTCCACACCGCTCTCGTGCTCGCCCCCGCCCTGCGGACGTTCGTCGCGACCCCGGCCGGCGTGCTCGACTACTCGGTGTCGTTCCGGCCGGACGTGATCGTCCCGTTCTGGCCGGGCGCGACGGGGTTCGTGCGCTTCGACGTCCCTTTCGCCTGGTCCGACGACCTGCGGGAAGGCGGTGCCTTGCGGAGCTACCACGACGATCCGCACGTGGAGTACGCCATGCTGCACCAGGCGTTCCCGATGGCTCGCGGGCTTTGGGGCATGGTGGGGGGCGGCCTCTTCCGGTCGATCGACGCCGGCGGGGTCGCGGAGCTGCTGTGGGCGCCGGGCGACGGCGCGCTCGCGCTCGGCGCCCAGGGCTCGTGGAGCGTGGACGACGCGGGCGACGAGCGGAAGGGGCTCACGGGCTCCGCGCGCCTGGCGGTGGCGCCGCTCGATCTGGTCGCGACCGCGCGCGGCGGCCGCTTCGTCAACGGGGACCTCGGAGGCACGGTGCAGCTCGCGCGCTGGTTCGGAGACACGCAGCTCGGGGTGTTCTTCACGAGCAGCGACGTGTCGATGGCGGGCGCGTTCCTGAGCATTCCGCTGACGCCCAGGCGAGACATGCGGCCCCGCTGGGCGCAGGTACGCGGGCGGCGCTTCGGATACGAGCTCGGGACGGTCGTCGGCGAGGAGCACAACGTCATCAGGACGGACCTCGGGATCCCGCCGCTGGCGCCCTGGAACCTGGAGGCCTCCTACCTCGACGACGCGCGCGTCACGCGCGCGGGGCTCTCGGGCGCGCTGCGCTCGCTGCGCTGA
- a CDS encoding nucleotide sugar dehydrogenase, with protein sequence MQTTLLERIRARTARVGVIGQGYVGLPLALVFREAGFPVTGFDIDPAKVAALARGESYIQHIGPERVAAAVASGQYTPSAEFDDLRDCDAILICVPTPLGAHRDPDNSFIHETARQVAARLRPGQLVVLESTTYPGTTDEEVLPLLEASGLRSPGDFLLAFSPEREDPGRRDFTTKSIPKLIGGVNPASTEAAAALYSAALDRVVPVSSSRVAEASKLMENVFRSVNVALVNELKLIFGSMGIDVWEVIRAAETKPFGFMAFYPGPGLGGHCIPLDPFYLSWKAAEHGEWARFIELAGEINSRMPRYVTDKVAEALNEDGKAIKGSRTLVLGLSYKANIDDDRESPSYEIITLLQERGARVDYCDPYFPVARKVRKHDVGLASVPCSPEVFAGYDVVVVATAHDAFRDPALYAGVKLVVDTRNLIASIRFPAAGGPRRLVKA encoded by the coding sequence ATGCAGACGACACTCTTGGAGCGGATCCGCGCACGGACCGCTCGCGTCGGGGTCATCGGACAGGGCTACGTCGGGCTGCCGCTCGCGCTCGTGTTTCGCGAGGCGGGGTTCCCGGTCACCGGCTTCGACATCGATCCTGCGAAGGTGGCCGCCCTCGCGCGAGGCGAGTCGTACATCCAGCACATCGGGCCCGAGCGGGTCGCCGCCGCCGTGGCGAGCGGACAGTACACCCCGTCCGCGGAGTTCGACGACCTCCGTGACTGCGACGCCATCCTGATCTGCGTCCCGACCCCCCTCGGCGCTCACCGGGACCCCGACAACTCGTTCATCCACGAGACGGCGCGCCAGGTGGCGGCGCGGCTACGCCCCGGTCAGCTCGTCGTCCTGGAGTCCACGACTTACCCCGGGACCACGGACGAGGAGGTGCTCCCCCTGCTCGAGGCGAGCGGGCTCCGCTCTCCGGGCGACTTCCTGCTCGCGTTCTCTCCCGAGCGCGAGGACCCGGGCCGCAGGGACTTCACGACGAAGTCCATCCCGAAGCTGATCGGCGGGGTGAACCCGGCCTCGACCGAGGCGGCGGCGGCGCTGTATTCGGCCGCCCTCGATCGTGTCGTCCCGGTGTCCAGCTCGCGCGTCGCCGAGGCGTCGAAGCTCATGGAGAACGTGTTTCGCTCCGTGAACGTCGCGCTCGTGAACGAGCTGAAGCTGATCTTCGGCAGCATGGGCATCGACGTGTGGGAGGTCATCCGCGCCGCCGAGACCAAGCCGTTCGGGTTCATGGCCTTCTACCCAGGGCCGGGCCTCGGGGGGCACTGCATCCCGCTCGATCCCTTCTACCTCTCGTGGAAGGCCGCCGAGCACGGCGAGTGGGCGCGGTTCATCGAGCTCGCGGGCGAGATCAACTCCCGCATGCCGCGGTACGTGACCGACAAGGTGGCCGAGGCGCTGAACGAGGACGGCAAGGCGATCAAGGGATCGCGGACCCTCGTGCTCGGGCTGTCCTACAAGGCCAACATCGACGACGACCGGGAGTCGCCCTCGTACGAGATCATCACGCTCCTGCAGGAGCGCGGCGCGCGAGTCGACTACTGCGATCCCTACTTTCCGGTCGCGCGGAAGGTGCGCAAGCACGACGTGGGCCTCGCCTCGGTGCCCTGCTCCCCCGAGGTGTTCGCGGGGTACGACGTGGTCGTCGTCGCGACGGCCCACGACGCCTTCAGGGATCCCGCCCTCTACGCCGGCGTCAAGCTCGTCGTCGACACGCGGAACCTCATCGCGTCGATCCGCTTTCCCGCCGCGGGCGGGCCGCGCCGGCTGGTCAAGGCTTGA
- a CDS encoding glycosyltransferase family 4 protein — MNVLITTQVFPPEIHPTAVMVQQLAAFLAGRGHDVTVACGHPHHPTGRLPRGWSRRVFERHDHEGIRVLRGWHALSPSRHIAVRAAVLVSQALGTATATLGAPRPDVVVNYGPPFVGPLLSAAIAKAHRARLLSVIYDIYPDVVIGSGKLTNPLAIAAARRVERAQYRLSDRILVLSEGFRRKLEAKGVPPEKVVTIPVWLETNEITPRDRDGPWRRRQGIGPEVKVVLYAGTIGLVSGARVVIEAAERLRARRDVLFLFVGEGQVKEELEDAARAARLANVRFLPFQPREELCDVQASADVSLVTLAPGRGETSVPSKVVGYMAAGRPILGSVDVDCDTAEAILSSGCGVVVPPGDAKALAEGVEELLANEEERRGMCRRARLAFEERYGAEAALRRYAEVLEALGRE; from the coding sequence ATGAACGTCCTCATCACGACGCAGGTGTTCCCGCCCGAGATCCACCCCACCGCGGTGATGGTGCAGCAGCTCGCGGCGTTCCTCGCGGGCCGGGGGCACGACGTCACGGTGGCCTGTGGTCATCCACATCACCCGACCGGACGATTACCGCGCGGCTGGTCACGTCGGGTGTTCGAGAGACACGACCACGAGGGCATCCGCGTGCTCCGGGGATGGCACGCCCTCTCGCCGAGCCGCCACATCGCCGTGCGCGCAGCCGTGCTCGTGTCCCAGGCGCTCGGCACGGCCACCGCCACGCTGGGCGCCCCTCGGCCGGACGTGGTCGTGAACTACGGACCGCCCTTCGTGGGGCCGCTGCTCTCCGCCGCGATCGCGAAGGCGCATCGGGCACGCCTCCTGAGCGTCATCTACGACATCTACCCGGACGTGGTGATCGGGAGCGGAAAGCTCACGAACCCCCTCGCCATCGCTGCCGCGAGGCGCGTCGAGCGAGCGCAGTATCGGCTGTCGGATCGCATCCTGGTGCTGTCCGAGGGGTTTCGCAGGAAGCTCGAGGCGAAGGGCGTCCCTCCGGAGAAGGTCGTCACCATCCCCGTGTGGCTCGAGACGAACGAGATCACGCCGCGCGATCGCGACGGCCCATGGCGGAGGCGACAGGGGATCGGCCCGGAGGTGAAGGTCGTCCTCTACGCGGGGACCATCGGGCTGGTGTCGGGTGCACGCGTCGTGATCGAGGCTGCCGAGCGTCTGCGCGCGCGGCGAGACGTGCTGTTCCTCTTCGTGGGCGAGGGGCAGGTGAAGGAGGAACTGGAGGACGCCGCGCGCGCGGCGCGCCTCGCGAACGTGCGGTTCCTCCCCTTCCAGCCGCGCGAGGAGCTCTGCGACGTCCAGGCCTCCGCCGACGTGTCGCTCGTCACGCTCGCGCCCGGCCGTGGCGAGACGAGCGTTCCCAGCAAGGTCGTCGGGTACATGGCGGCGGGCCGGCCGATCCTCGGGAGCGTCGACGTCGACTGCGACACCGCCGAGGCCATCCTGTCGTCCGGCTGCGGCGTCGTGGTCCCGCCGGGCGACGCGAAGGCGCTGGCGGAGGGCGTCGAGGAGCTGCTCGCGAACGAGGAGGAGCGTCGGGGCATGTGCCGCCGGGCGCGCCTCGCCTTCGAGGAACGGTACGGGGCGGAGGCGGCGCTCCGCCGGTACGCCGAGGTCCTGGAGGCGCTCGGCCGGGAGTGA
- a CDS encoding GNAT family N-acetyltransferase encodes MSIRPMSAADVDRVTDIHVGAFAGFFLTYLGRRFVRLFYSQTVALGEIALVAESEGAIVGLVMGSASPGRFFTRLLQRRAFGFAVAAVPAVARRPSTLLRVTRALLKPREAGRPAGTATLLSVAVAPEAQGLGAGKKLVVAFLEEARRRGATRVDLTTDKACNDRTNAFYRSLGFQIGREITTPEKRILNEYELRLSDG; translated from the coding sequence GTGTCCATCCGGCCGATGTCCGCCGCCGACGTCGACCGCGTGACCGACATCCACGTCGGCGCGTTCGCGGGCTTCTTCCTCACCTACCTCGGCCGGCGGTTCGTGCGCCTCTTCTACTCGCAGACGGTGGCGCTCGGAGAGATCGCGCTCGTCGCGGAGAGTGAGGGGGCGATCGTCGGCCTCGTCATGGGCAGCGCCAGCCCAGGTCGCTTCTTCACGCGTTTGCTGCAGAGGAGGGCGTTCGGGTTCGCGGTGGCTGCGGTCCCGGCGGTGGCGCGCCGGCCCAGCACCCTGTTGCGCGTGACGCGCGCGCTCCTGAAGCCCAGGGAGGCGGGGAGGCCGGCGGGCACGGCCACGCTGCTGAGCGTCGCCGTGGCCCCCGAGGCTCAGGGGCTCGGCGCCGGCAAGAAGCTCGTCGTCGCCTTCCTCGAGGAGGCGCGGCGGCGCGGTGCGACGCGCGTCGACCTCACCACCGACAAGGCCTGCAACGACCGCACGAACGCGTTCTACCGCTCGTTGGGGTTCCAGATCGGGCGGGAGATCACGACCCCCGAGAAGAGGATCCTCAACGAGTACGAGCTGCGACTGTCCGATGGTTGA
- a CDS encoding Ig-like domain-containing protein, with the protein MKNRRAVLLALSILVVTGAAACGGTDAGDPLAIYPPSTEVDPSQTARFDATGATAGSNLTGWTVVESGGGWIDSTGRYVAPGIEGTYHVAATSSTSSAQQVATVRVVKKGIRVNVSPAAATVAVGATLTLTGKVTGTSGDAVTWSVVEPGGGTVVGGVYVAPATPGTYHVSATSVVDTARSDFATVTVLPAPPPPPPVEVRVTVTPTSVSVETGATAQFGVDVAGSGDASVTWSVLEGAAGGVVSATGQYSAPSAPGTYHVVATSNADPAKTATATVLVSAPAEPPPTTNPPTDTTPPPAIDTGWSVTRSPPAMTNPTTITLPGSYLSTVYSSFCSGPGYVVNLDDGQDYIIRADAPLQFPVRISGGNNVRIVGLQIDLSSAASYCNDSGETPNYVPGSHGLRVDNVGTTFFEGLYMDAGNHILDMIVVRNKIGGYDALSKGYTEAQARGAHDIVLQNSVVRGYQSDADPNGEHADLIQTQGLYEIYRDITLENVSVDSLSEGAIFLARAGYHLANTITMRNFDYRLDARWTPVTTGGPVMHNAKAYSYENVFLSVDVVRQYDLNTGCGGGCVQPGNGSVGVFSPATPSALGFADRFASPGAGGASNAWVGLNYVSPHD; encoded by the coding sequence ATGAAGAATCGTCGCGCCGTACTCCTCGCTCTGTCGATTCTAGTCGTGACGGGGGCCGCCGCGTGTGGCGGCACCGACGCAGGCGATCCGCTCGCGATCTATCCCCCGTCGACCGAGGTGGACCCGTCGCAGACCGCGAGGTTCGACGCGACAGGCGCGACGGCGGGCTCGAACCTCACCGGCTGGACGGTCGTCGAGAGCGGCGGCGGGTGGATCGATTCGACGGGTCGTTACGTCGCCCCGGGCATCGAGGGGACCTATCACGTCGCCGCCACGAGCAGCACGAGCAGCGCCCAGCAGGTCGCCACCGTCCGCGTCGTGAAGAAGGGGATCCGGGTGAACGTGAGCCCGGCCGCGGCCACCGTCGCGGTGGGGGCGACGCTCACGCTCACCGGGAAGGTCACGGGTACGTCGGGCGATGCGGTCACCTGGTCCGTGGTGGAGCCGGGAGGAGGGACCGTCGTCGGCGGCGTGTACGTGGCTCCTGCGACTCCCGGCACGTATCACGTCTCCGCGACGAGCGTGGTCGATACGGCCCGCAGCGACTTCGCGACCGTGACGGTCCTCCCGGCGCCGCCTCCTCCTCCGCCGGTCGAGGTGAGGGTGACCGTCACCCCCACCAGCGTGTCCGTGGAGACGGGCGCGACCGCGCAGTTCGGCGTGGACGTCGCTGGCTCCGGTGACGCCTCCGTGACCTGGTCCGTGCTCGAGGGGGCCGCCGGCGGCGTCGTCAGCGCGACCGGTCAGTACAGCGCCCCCTCCGCGCCGGGCACGTATCACGTCGTCGCTACCAGCAACGCCGATCCGGCGAAGACCGCCACGGCGACCGTCCTCGTCAGCGCGCCGGCGGAGCCGCCGCCCACCACCAACCCACCCACCGACACGACGCCGCCGCCGGCCATCGACACGGGATGGAGCGTGACGAGGTCGCCCCCCGCGATGACGAACCCGACGACGATCACCCTGCCGGGGAGCTATCTCAGCACGGTGTACAGCTCGTTCTGCAGTGGCCCCGGCTACGTCGTCAATCTCGACGATGGCCAGGACTACATCATCCGCGCGGACGCCCCCTTGCAGTTCCCCGTCCGGATCAGCGGCGGCAACAACGTCCGCATCGTCGGTCTGCAGATCGACCTCTCGTCTGCGGCGAGCTACTGCAACGACAGCGGGGAGACCCCGAACTACGTCCCGGGCTCACACGGCCTGCGCGTGGACAACGTCGGGACGACGTTCTTCGAGGGGCTCTACATGGACGCCGGGAACCACATCCTCGACATGATCGTCGTCCGCAACAAGATCGGCGGCTACGACGCGCTCAGCAAGGGGTACACCGAGGCGCAGGCCCGCGGCGCCCACGACATCGTCCTCCAGAACTCGGTGGTCCGCGGCTACCAGAGCGACGCGGACCCCAATGGTGAGCACGCCGACCTGATCCAGACGCAAGGCCTGTACGAGATCTACCGCGACATCACCCTCGAGAACGTGTCGGTGGACAGCCTGTCCGAAGGAGCCATCTTCCTCGCGCGTGCGGGCTACCATCTCGCGAACACGATCACGATGCGGAACTTCGACTACCGTCTCGACGCGCGCTGGACGCCGGTCACCACGGGCGGGCCGGTCATGCACAACGCGAAGGCGTACAGCTACGAGAACGTCTTCCTCTCGGTGGACGTGGTGCGCCAGTACGATCTGAACACCGGGTGCGGGGGGGGATGCGTGCAGCCCGGCAACGGCAGCGTGGGCGTCTTCTCCCCCGCGACCCCGAGCGCGCTCGGGTTCGCCGACAGGTTCGCGAGCCCCGGAGCCGGGGGCGCGTCGAACGCATGGGTCGGGCTCAACTACGTCTCGCCTCACGACTAG